A window of the Rhizobium sp. N324 genome harbors these coding sequences:
- a CDS encoding hydantoinase/oxoprolinase family protein, translating into MAKLAFDTGGTFTDFALLDDNGDLHLHKVLSTPKNPAEAVVQGVSELLEQFSSAISIERLQVLGATTVVTNAVLERKGVETSFITTDGFQDMLRIRNEGRYDLYDLNIKYPDPLVTRSNSYGAVERIAADGEVMTELKEETVREIASHLKKKGIRSVAVCLLHAYKYPQHEQRVAALLREEDPDIFVSLSSEVCPEMREFDRASTTVVNAYTRPQMAGHVAHLQREFATKGIDRQVLWMTSSGGLVPSRRAAELPVRLIESGPAAGAVAAAEFGRIAGEGSVLSFDMGGTTAKLCLIPNGEPTVGTDLEVAHYQRFRKGSGFPLKIQSIQMIEIGAGGGSIAAKNPLGLLDVGPHSAGAMPGPAAYQRGGTQPTVTDADILLGYMGTESFVGGSFKVSKDAAREAMAALAKLLDVSVDRCAWGIHDLVNESMSKAAAMHATDLGVDPRSLPMVAFGGAGPVHAYGIARKLGIKRIICPTGAGVTSAIGLLIAPVAVDLSASHPMPVDNWDVAAVDRLLDDLAAQGAEVVSAAGVAKETITNRYTVDMRHVGQGHEITVALPDRGLPKQEFLKQLLANFYKLYRELFGRTVNASVEVITWRLRASGEKDRVTRPHEVNAADALKGQRQVYFPELGAYAETPVYDHYRLPVGREFAGPAIVEQRESTAVVGPSGVFHVDANGNLVINIQ; encoded by the coding sequence ATGGCAAAACTGGCTTTCGACACTGGCGGCACCTTCACCGACTTCGCATTGCTTGATGACAATGGCGATCTCCATTTGCACAAGGTGCTGAGCACGCCGAAGAACCCGGCGGAAGCGGTCGTACAGGGCGTGTCGGAACTCCTGGAACAATTCTCCTCCGCCATCTCGATCGAACGTCTGCAGGTCTTGGGTGCGACGACGGTGGTGACGAATGCCGTGCTGGAGCGCAAGGGCGTCGAGACCAGCTTCATCACCACCGATGGCTTTCAGGATATGCTGCGCATCCGCAACGAAGGCCGCTACGACCTCTACGATCTCAACATCAAATATCCGGATCCGCTGGTCACGCGGTCGAACAGCTATGGCGCCGTCGAGCGCATCGCGGCCGATGGCGAGGTGATGACGGAACTCAAGGAAGAGACCGTCCGCGAAATTGCGTCGCATCTGAAGAAGAAGGGCATCCGTTCCGTCGCCGTGTGCCTGCTGCACGCCTATAAATATCCGCAGCACGAACAGCGTGTGGCAGCCCTCCTGCGTGAGGAAGACCCCGATATTTTCGTATCGCTGTCGTCGGAGGTCTGCCCTGAGATGCGGGAATTCGACCGCGCTTCGACGACGGTCGTCAATGCCTATACCCGTCCGCAAATGGCCGGTCACGTCGCTCATCTTCAGCGCGAATTCGCCACGAAAGGCATCGATCGCCAGGTTCTCTGGATGACCTCGTCGGGCGGCCTGGTGCCGAGCCGGCGCGCCGCCGAACTTCCCGTCCGCCTGATCGAATCCGGGCCGGCGGCCGGCGCCGTCGCCGCCGCCGAGTTCGGGCGCATCGCCGGCGAGGGAAGCGTGCTTTCCTTCGACATGGGCGGCACCACAGCGAAGCTTTGCCTGATCCCGAACGGCGAGCCGACGGTCGGAACGGACCTCGAGGTTGCTCACTATCAGCGTTTCCGCAAGGGCTCGGGCTTCCCGCTGAAGATCCAGTCGATCCAGATGATCGAAATCGGCGCCGGCGGCGGGTCGATCGCGGCAAAGAACCCGCTGGGTCTTCTCGATGTCGGCCCGCATTCGGCGGGCGCGATGCCGGGTCCGGCGGCCTATCAGCGCGGCGGCACGCAGCCGACGGTGACCGATGCGGATATCCTGCTTGGTTATATGGGGACGGAGTCCTTCGTCGGCGGCTCCTTCAAGGTGTCGAAGGACGCCGCACGCGAAGCGATGGCCGCACTTGCCAAATTGCTCGATGTCAGCGTCGACCGCTGCGCCTGGGGCATTCACGATCTCGTCAATGAATCCATGAGCAAGGCGGCGGCCATGCATGCCACCGATCTCGGTGTCGATCCGCGGTCGCTGCCCATGGTGGCATTCGGCGGCGCGGGCCCGGTGCATGCCTACGGCATCGCCCGCAAGCTCGGCATCAAGCGCATCATCTGCCCGACGGGGGCAGGCGTCACCTCGGCCATCGGCCTGCTGATCGCGCCCGTCGCCGTCGACCTCTCCGCAAGTCATCCGATGCCGGTCGACAATTGGGACGTCGCGGCGGTCGACCGTCTGCTGGACGATCTGGCTGCGCAGGGTGCCGAGGTGGTCTCCGCCGCCGGGGTCGCCAAGGAGACGATCACCAACCGCTACACGGTCGACATGCGCCATGTCGGCCAAGGGCACGAGATCACCGTGGCTCTGCCCGATCGCGGCCTGCCGAAGCAGGAATTCCTCAAGCAGCTGCTCGCCAATTTCTACAAGCTCTATCGCGAGCTGTTCGGCCGGACGGTCAACGCGTCCGTCGAGGTCATCACCTGGCGGCTTCGCGCCAGCGGCGAAAAGGATCGGGTGACCCGGCCTCATGAAGTCAATGCCGCCGATGCGTTGAAGGGGCAGCGCCAGGTCTATTTCCCGGAGCTCGGCGCCTATGCTGAGACGCCTGTCTACGACCACTACCGGCTTCCGGTGGGGCGCGAATTCGCAGGGCCGGCGATCGTCGAGCAGCGCGAATCCACGGCCGTCGTCGGGCCAAGCGGCGTCTTCCACGTCGATGCCAACGGCAACCTCGTGATCAACATTCAGTAA
- the nac gene encoding nitrogen assimilation transcriptional regulator NAC has product MSVDFRKLRSFVKIVDTGSVSRAAALLRTAQPALSQQIAALEAHFKHKLLIRSNVGITPTEAGLILYRHAQLMLKQIDQAQTDMNQSAKSVAGRVSIGLATYSTSSALSLPILKEMKARHPDVVVHINDSFGHILSELIMTGKMDMALIYAADPIKGVTLQPLFREQMFLVSPPGAELPGDPSEPLPLASVDALPLLLPSKGHLLRRLIDEAFARARAHPQVLSEIESVPALDAAVREGLGSTILPASVVTETSYFAGTQVRALTKPVIEATVSLCVSDHLPLSEPALAARAVLLEIVAKLMSSQHQGIKTV; this is encoded by the coding sequence ATGAGCGTAGATTTTAGAAAACTGCGAAGTTTCGTCAAGATTGTCGATACCGGCAGCGTTTCGCGTGCAGCCGCCCTGCTTCGCACCGCTCAGCCTGCGCTCTCCCAGCAGATCGCCGCACTGGAGGCCCATTTCAAGCACAAGCTTCTGATTCGAAGCAATGTCGGCATCACCCCGACCGAGGCCGGCCTTATCCTCTATCGGCATGCCCAGCTGATGCTGAAGCAGATCGATCAGGCGCAGACCGATATGAACCAGTCCGCAAAGTCGGTGGCCGGAAGGGTATCGATCGGGCTTGCGACCTATTCGACGTCGAGCGCCTTGTCGCTGCCGATCCTGAAGGAAATGAAAGCCCGTCACCCCGACGTCGTCGTCCACATAAACGACAGCTTCGGCCACATCCTCAGCGAACTCATCATGACCGGCAAGATGGACATGGCGCTGATCTATGCCGCAGACCCCATCAAAGGGGTGACGCTCCAGCCGCTGTTTCGGGAGCAGATGTTCCTGGTATCGCCGCCGGGCGCGGAATTGCCCGGCGACCCGTCCGAGCCTCTGCCGCTCGCATCGGTCGATGCCCTGCCGCTGCTGCTGCCCAGCAAAGGCCATCTGCTTCGCCGGCTCATCGACGAAGCGTTCGCCCGCGCCCGCGCCCATCCGCAAGTGCTGTCGGAGATCGAGTCGGTGCCGGCGCTCGACGCCGCGGTACGGGAAGGGCTGGGGTCCACCATTCTTCCGGCATCGGTGGTCACCGAAACCTCCTATTTCGCCGGCACGCAGGTGCGGGCGCTGACCAAGCCCGTCATCGAAGCGACCGTCTCCCTCTGCGTCTCCGACCATCTGCCTCTGTCGGAGCCGGCGCTCGCGGCGCGGGCTGTCCTGCTGGAGATCGTTGCAAAGCTGATGAGCAGCCAGCATCAGGGTATCAAGACGGTTTAG
- a CDS encoding branched-chain amino acid ABC transporter permease, whose translation MFSTILEQIINGIVTGSVYAIVAVGMTMIFGVLRAINFAHGEYYMLGTFGAWFAIDYLGLSYEASIVVGVLSTIVIAYVVGKFVMQRMVGAPAESGVLATLGIALVLQNTVILVFGGGYKFFSGGYIEPVSILGFSLAEQRVIILIVCLIVFIGLELMVTYTRMGKSMRAVSQNVECCEVVGIDVPQVVLRTFILGAALAALSGVLTAPVNVSVYGGMGELITFKTLPIIIMGGLGNVRGTFFAAMILGIAESLVATYVGLQFRDTVGFATLILMLMWRPHGLFSTQARF comes from the coding sequence ATGTTCTCAACAATCCTTGAGCAGATCATCAACGGCATCGTGACGGGCTCCGTCTACGCCATCGTCGCGGTCGGCATGACGATGATATTCGGGGTGCTTCGGGCCATCAATTTCGCCCACGGCGAATATTACATGCTGGGAACGTTCGGAGCATGGTTCGCCATCGACTATCTCGGACTGTCCTATGAAGCCTCGATCGTCGTCGGCGTGCTGTCGACGATCGTCATCGCCTATGTGGTCGGCAAATTCGTGATGCAGCGCATGGTCGGCGCTCCGGCCGAATCCGGGGTGCTCGCCACCCTCGGCATCGCGCTCGTCCTGCAGAATACCGTCATCCTGGTCTTCGGCGGCGGCTACAAGTTCTTCTCGGGCGGCTATATCGAACCCGTGTCGATCCTCGGCTTCAGCCTGGCCGAGCAGCGCGTCATCATCCTCATCGTCTGCCTGATCGTGTTCATCGGCCTCGAACTGATGGTGACCTATACCAGGATGGGCAAATCCATGCGGGCGGTGTCGCAGAATGTCGAATGCTGCGAGGTGGTCGGCATCGATGTGCCGCAGGTCGTGCTCAGGACCTTCATTCTCGGCGCCGCACTTGCCGCCCTCTCCGGAGTGCTGACAGCGCCGGTCAATGTCAGCGTCTATGGCGGCATGGGTGAGTTGATCACCTTCAAGACCCTGCCGATCATCATCATGGGCGGCCTCGGCAATGTGCGCGGCACCTTCTTCGCGGCGATGATCCTCGGGATCGCCGAGAGCCTGGTTGCCACTTATGTCGGGCTGCAATTCCGCGACACCGTCGGCTTCGCCACGCTGATCCTGATGCTGATGTGGCGCCCGCATGGACTGTTCTCGACACAGGCGCGCTTCTGA
- a CDS encoding branched-chain amino acid ABC transporter ATP-binding protein, with protein sequence MADSNLSIKSLRAGYGSLDILNGVDLDVPAGQFVALMGPNGAGKSTLLKTLYGMTTIKDGSIDWRGKNIAGYKSRAILGEGISFVPQGRCNFPVMTVDENLQMAAYTLRDDKVKADRDYVYDLFPILKTRRSTLAGNMSGGEQQLLEVAMAVLQRPKVLLVDEPSVGLSPAAIGIVFNELLRLHAAGQTILLVEQNTKKAMEVAERAVILRLGKVIWDGLPGEISHDELGELFLTGKMRGETEAVH encoded by the coding sequence GTGGCTGATTCAAACCTCTCGATCAAGAGCCTGCGTGCCGGCTATGGATCTCTCGATATCCTGAACGGCGTCGATCTCGACGTGCCGGCGGGCCAGTTCGTGGCGCTGATGGGACCGAACGGAGCGGGAAAATCGACACTTCTGAAGACGCTCTACGGCATGACGACGATCAAGGACGGCAGCATCGACTGGCGCGGCAAGAACATTGCCGGCTACAAGTCGCGCGCCATTCTCGGTGAAGGCATATCCTTCGTGCCGCAGGGCCGCTGCAATTTTCCGGTCATGACGGTGGACGAAAACCTGCAGATGGCGGCCTATACGCTGCGCGACGACAAAGTGAAGGCGGATCGGGACTATGTCTACGATCTGTTCCCGATCCTGAAGACGCGGCGCTCGACGCTGGCCGGCAATATGTCGGGCGGCGAGCAGCAACTGCTCGAAGTGGCGATGGCCGTCCTGCAGCGCCCGAAAGTGCTGCTGGTCGACGAGCCGTCGGTCGGCCTTTCGCCGGCTGCGATCGGCATCGTCTTCAACGAGCTGCTGCGCCTGCATGCCGCCGGGCAGACCATTCTGCTTGTCGAGCAGAACACGAAGAAGGCCATGGAAGTCGCCGAACGCGCGGTGATCCTTAGGCTCGGCAAGGTCATCTGGGACGGTCTACCGGGGGAGATCAGCCACGACGAACTCGGCGAGCTTTTCCTGACGGGCAAGATGCGCGGCGAGACCGAAGCCGTTCACTGA
- a CDS encoding aspartate transaminase, whose translation MSTFVPASRVSRIKVSPSTAAAARARELKAAGRDIVDMTVGEPDFDTPDHVKAAAHAAIDRGETKYTAVNGTPSLRKAIIGDFERRLGLRYGDNEICVGGGAKQILFLALMASVENDAEVIIPAPYWVSYPDMVIANEGKPVILQCPQEQGFKLTPEALEAAITPKTMWLILNAPSNPTGAAYSRDELREIGKVLLRHPEIMILSDDIYDQVWFKDEPMTTLVAAVPELKERVLLTNGVSKSYAMTGWRIGYGAGPAPLIAAINKLQSQMSSCPSSVSQAAAAHALASDQGFVTDSVKVYKERRDYACRRLNAVPGLSCLVPDGAFYLFPNCAGVIGRRTPEGKVIETDLDFVLYLLDGVGVAALQGAAYGLSPYFRLSIATSMDAITEACDRIERAVGELR comes from the coding sequence ATGAGCACTTTCGTGCCAGCCTCACGCGTCTCCAGGATCAAGGTTTCGCCGAGCACGGCGGCGGCGGCGCGCGCCCGCGAGCTGAAGGCGGCCGGCCGCGACATCGTCGACATGACGGTCGGCGAACCCGACTTCGATACGCCGGATCACGTCAAGGCCGCGGCCCATGCCGCCATCGATCGGGGCGAAACCAAATACACCGCCGTCAACGGCACGCCTTCCCTGCGCAAGGCGATCATCGGCGATTTCGAGCGGCGTCTCGGATTGCGATATGGCGATAACGAGATCTGCGTCGGCGGCGGCGCCAAGCAGATCCTGTTCCTCGCCTTGATGGCCAGCGTCGAGAACGATGCCGAGGTCATCATTCCGGCACCCTATTGGGTCTCCTATCCCGATATGGTGATCGCCAACGAGGGCAAGCCGGTCATCTTGCAATGCCCGCAGGAGCAGGGCTTCAAGCTGACGCCGGAAGCTCTCGAAGCGGCGATCACGCCGAAGACCATGTGGCTGATCCTGAATGCGCCGTCGAACCCGACCGGCGCTGCCTATAGCCGCGACGAACTGCGGGAGATCGGAAAGGTACTGCTGCGGCACCCGGAGATCATGATCCTCTCCGACGACATCTACGATCAGGTCTGGTTCAAGGACGAGCCGATGACGACGCTGGTCGCAGCCGTGCCGGAACTGAAGGAGCGGGTGCTCCTCACCAACGGCGTATCGAAATCCTACGCCATGACCGGCTGGCGCATCGGTTACGGAGCGGGGCCGGCGCCGCTGATCGCGGCGATCAACAAGCTGCAGTCGCAGATGTCGTCCTGCCCGTCCTCGGTCAGCCAGGCGGCGGCCGCGCATGCGCTCGCCTCCGACCAGGGCTTCGTCACCGACAGCGTCAAGGTCTATAAGGAACGCCGCGACTATGCCTGCCGGCGTCTGAACGCTGTGCCGGGCCTGTCGTGCCTGGTGCCGGACGGGGCCTTCTACCTCTTTCCCAACTGCGCCGGCGTGATCGGCCGGAGGACGCCTGAGGGCAAGGTGATCGAGACGGACCTCGACTTCGTCCTCTATCTCCTCGACGGCGTCGGCGTGGCGGCCCTGCAGGGCGCGGCCTACGGCCTGTCGCCGTATTTCCGCCTGTCGATCGCCACCTCGATGGACGCCATCACCGAGGCCTGTGATCGCATCGAGCGGGCGGTCGGCGAATTGCGTTGA
- a CDS encoding branched-chain amino acid ABC transporter permease, translated as MSLTEVSQSQQRRDLRLPLGLLLLLAALCAPFVASTYVVHALIIALIFMLPAHGLNLLVGYTGLLSLAQAAFFGIGAYASGLLAVTYGTPFYVNVAAAGLAAGAIALPLGIPALRLRSTSFVMCTLGFVIIGQAIAKNWISLTRGDMGLSSIPKPHFALGPLSFTVSGTTAFYYLALTVGILATLAVWMIVRSPAGRNMIAIRENETLAESVGIPTWRYKLIVFMLSAVFAGVGGSLYAHYLTVVSPLTFQMYYSTTMLIIVLGGGAGTISGVVFGSLLFVGLTEALRVTPELRMIAYGLCLLVLVFWFRKGFAPVINRLWDSIGSAK; from the coding sequence ATGTCTCTCACGGAAGTCTCGCAATCACAGCAGCGCCGCGATCTTCGCCTGCCGCTCGGTTTGCTGCTGCTGTTGGCCGCGCTCTGCGCCCCCTTCGTCGCCAGCACCTATGTCGTCCATGCGCTGATCATCGCGCTGATCTTCATGCTGCCGGCGCATGGCCTCAATCTTCTGGTCGGTTATACCGGCCTGCTCTCGCTCGCCCAGGCCGCATTTTTCGGCATCGGCGCCTATGCCTCGGGCCTGCTGGCCGTCACTTACGGCACGCCGTTCTACGTCAATGTCGCCGCCGCCGGGCTGGCGGCGGGCGCCATCGCCCTGCCTCTCGGCATCCCGGCCCTGCGGCTGCGCTCGACATCCTTCGTGATGTGTACGCTCGGCTTCGTGATCATCGGCCAGGCGATCGCCAAGAACTGGATTTCGCTCACCCGCGGCGATATGGGCCTCTCCAGCATACCGAAGCCGCATTTTGCGCTTGGGCCGCTGTCCTTCACCGTATCGGGCACAACGGCCTTCTATTATCTGGCGCTGACCGTCGGAATTCTGGCAACGCTCGCCGTCTGGATGATCGTCCGCTCGCCTGCCGGTCGCAACATGATCGCCATCCGGGAGAACGAGACGCTGGCCGAATCCGTCGGCATCCCCACCTGGCGTTACAAGCTGATCGTCTTCATGCTGAGCGCGGTCTTCGCCGGCGTCGGCGGTAGTCTCTACGCGCATTATCTGACGGTGGTCAGCCCGCTGACCTTCCAGATGTATTATTCGACGACGATGCTGATCATTGTGCTTGGCGGCGGCGCCGGGACGATTTCGGGCGTCGTCTTCGGCAGCCTGCTGTTCGTCGGCCTGACCGAGGCCCTGCGTGTGACGCCGGAACTTCGGATGATCGCCTACGGGCTCTGCCTGCTCGTTCTGGTCTTCTGGTTCCGGAAGGGTTTTGCGCCCGTCATCAACCGCCTCTGGGATTCGATCGGGAGCGCGAAATGA
- a CDS encoding ABC transporter ATP-binding protein — MTGLPILEISNLTKSYGAVKAVDDVSIHVERGEIAGLIGPNGSGKSTFFDCSTGLGKPDSGKVRLDGQDITGWTLNRIAREGRMLRSFQKTVVFKSLDVEENLIIAGQMFSFPSLFSTFGIGKLSRSRVSGLRERAQELIRMAGLWDVRKQPAGNLSGGQQKLIQFASMLMPEPKLILLDEPMAGINPKIIERVVETILYANKSLGVSFLIIEHNIDVVTSICRRVIVLDQGRKLAEGLPQEIINDQRVREAYLGG, encoded by the coding sequence ATGACCGGTCTTCCCATTCTCGAAATCAGCAATCTCACGAAATCCTACGGCGCGGTGAAGGCGGTCGACGATGTCAGCATTCATGTCGAGCGCGGCGAGATCGCCGGCTTGATCGGGCCGAACGGCTCGGGCAAATCGACCTTCTTCGATTGCAGCACCGGCCTCGGCAAACCCGATAGCGGCAAGGTGAGGCTCGACGGCCAGGATATCACCGGATGGACGCTGAACCGGATCGCCCGCGAGGGGCGCATGCTGCGCTCCTTCCAGAAGACGGTCGTCTTCAAATCGCTCGACGTCGAGGAAAACCTGATCATCGCGGGGCAGATGTTCAGCTTCCCGTCGCTGTTTTCCACCTTCGGGATCGGCAAGCTGTCGCGCAGCCGGGTGTCGGGATTGCGCGAACGGGCGCAGGAACTGATCCGGATGGCCGGGTTGTGGGATGTGCGCAAACAGCCGGCCGGCAATCTTTCCGGCGGGCAGCAGAAGCTCATCCAGTTCGCCTCCATGCTGATGCCGGAGCCGAAGCTGATCCTGCTCGACGAGCCGATGGCGGGCATCAACCCGAAGATCATCGAACGGGTGGTCGAGACCATTCTCTACGCCAACAAATCGCTCGGCGTCAGCTTCCTGATCATCGAACACAATATCGACGTGGTGACCAGCATCTGCCGGCGGGTGATCGTGCTCGACCAGGGGCGCAAGCTCGCCGAGGGCCTGCCGCAGGAAATCATCAACGACCAGCGGGTCAGGGAGGCCTATCTCGGTGGCTGA